The DNA segment GCCCGCACGGCGCCGACGCCGACCGCCGCCCCAAACTTGCGTGCGACGCGATCCGTGATGCTTTCTTTAACCGTGTAATCCACGATGTCCGGCGCCTTGAAGAGGTCGCGAGCTACGTAGTCGGCGTCGCCGAAACCATCGGCGAGACCGAGTTCGACACTCTTCTGACCGGTCCAGAAAAGGCCCGAGAACATGTCAGGCGTTTCGTGCAGGCGCTTGCCGCGCCCCTGGCGCACTGCGTCGATGAACTGAGCGTGGATCTGGTCGAGCATGTCCTGCGCGTGTTCGTCCATCTTCGGCGTTTCGGGCGAGAACGGATCGAAAAAGCCCTTGTTCTCGCCCGATGTGTGCAGACGACGCTGGATGCCCAGCTTATCCATCAAGCCAGTAAATCCGAAGCTGTCCATCAGCACGCCGATCGAGCCGACAATGCTCGCCTTGTCCACGTAGATCTTGTCGGCAGCGGAAACAGCGTAGTAACCACCCGACGCGCACATGTCGCCCACGACCGCGTAGAGCGGAATCGACGGATATTTGGCCCGCAACCGCCGGATCTCGCTATAGATGATTCCAGCCTGAACAGGGCTGCCGCCCGGACTGTTACAGCGCAGAATGACCCCGGCCGTGTCCGCATCCTCGAATGCACTT comes from the Paraburkholderia sp. PREW-6R genome and includes:
- a CDS encoding S49 family peptidase — translated: MSDHLTPEPKEPSLTGRPRTPADEPGWERAALERIALAAISEQRAARRWKIFFRFVFLILLVVVIGAAFFFTSDKVAATGRHTAMVTLDGEIAADTNANAEDIDTALQSAFEDADTAGVILRCNSPGGSPVQAGIIYSEIRRLRAKYPSIPLYAVVGDMCASGGYYAVSAADKIYVDKASIVGSIGVLMDSFGFTGLMDKLGIQRRLHTSGENKGFFDPFSPETPKMDEHAQDMLDQIHAQFIDAVRQGRGKRLHETPDMFSGLFWTGQKSVELGLADGFGDADYVARDLFKAPDIVDYTVKESITDRVARKFGAAVGVGAVRAMALGGKLSVH